One region of Plasmodium vivax chromosome 7, whole genome shotgun sequence genomic DNA includes:
- a CDS encoding organelle processing peptidase, putative (encoded by transcript PVX_087035A), translated as MLGRALRRYGSLKGLPQEVLNQPGTRVSELPNKLKIATVKSSCEVPTIGIWVSSGSKYESKQNNGVAHFLEHMIFKGTKKRSRIQLEKEIENMGAHLNAYTAREQTSYYCRCFKGDVKWCIELLSDILSNSIFDEDLIEMEKHVILREMEEVEKSKDEVIFDKLHMTAFRDHALGYTILGPIENIKNMNRQSIINYIHTNYTSDRMVLCAVGDVEHEEIVKLAEQHFSHLKPQSSHTTSASNLDAVKPYFCGSEIIVRDDDSGPSAHVAVAFEGVDWKSPDSITFMLMQCIIGTYKKSEEGILPGKLSANRTVNNICNKMTVGCADYFSAFNTCYNNTGLFGFYVQCDELAVEHALGELMFGVTSLSYSITDEEVELAKIQLKTQLINMFESSSTLAEEVSRQILVYGRNIPLAEFLLRLDKIDTEEVKRVAWKYLHDREIAVAAMGALHGMPQYYDLRQKTFWLRY; from the coding sequence ATGCTGGGGCGCGCGCTGCGGAGGTACGGCTCGCTGAAGGGCCTGCCCCAGGAAGTGCTGAACCAGCCTGGCACGCGCGTGAGCGAGCTGCCCAACAAGCTGAAGATCGCCACGGTGAAAAGCTCGTGCGAAGTGCCCACCATAGGAATCTGGGTGAGCAGTGGCAGCAAATATGAAAGCAAACAGAACAATGGAGTAGCTCACTTCCTAGAGCACATGATATTTAAAGGGACCAAAAAGAGAAGCCGCATCCAGCTAGAGaaagaaatagaaaacaTGGGAGCGCACCTTAACGCATATACAGCAAGAGAACAGACGAGCTACTACTGTCGCTGCTTCAAAGGAGATGTAAAGTGGTGCATAGAACTCCTAAGTGACATCCTATCTAACAGTATCTTCGATGAAGATCTaatcgaaatggaaaagcaTGTGATTCTTAGagaaatggaagaagtggagaagtCAAAAGATGAGGTCATTTTTGACAAGCTCCATATGACCGCATTTCGGGATCATGCTCTAGGATACACAATTTTAGGACccatagaaaatataaagaatatgAACAGACAGAGCATCATTAATTACATCCACACGAATTACACCTCCGATAGGATGGTCCTCTGTGCCGTGGGGGACGTGGAGCACGAGGAGATTGTCAAGCTGGCTGAGCAGCACTTCAGCCATTTGAAGCCGCAGTCTTCCCACACCACGTCTGCATCTAACTTAGATGCTGTAAAGCCCTATTTTTGTGGTTCCGAAATTATCGTAAGAGATGACGATTCGGGACCTAGTGCACACGTAGCTGTGGCGTTCGAAGGAGTGGATTGGAAGTCCCCCGATTCGATCACCTTCATGCTTATGCAGTGCATCATCGggacttataaaaaaagcgaagaGGGAATCCTCCCAGGAAAACTCTCCGCAAACAGAACCGTTAACAACATCTGCAATAAAATGACCGTCGGATGTGCAGACTACTTTTCTGCTTTCAACACTTGTTATAACAACACGGGCCTGTTTGGATTCTACGTCCAGTGTGACGAGCTAGCTGTGGAGCACGCCCTAGGCGAACTCATGTTTGGAGTTACTTCCCTCAGTTACAGCATCACAGATGAAGAAgtggagctagccaaaatacAACTGAAGACCCAACTCATTAATATGTTCGAATCATCGTCCACCCTGGCGGAAGAAGTCTCCAGGCAGATTCTAGTGTACGGACGGAACATCCCTCTGGCGGAGTTCCTCCTTAGGCTGGACAAAATAGACACCGAGGAAGTGAAGCGGGTCGCGTGGAAGTACCTGCACGACCGCGAGATCGCCGTGGCCGCCATGGGCGCGCTGCACGGCATGCCGCAGTACTACGACCTCCGCCAGAAGACCTTCTGGTTGAGGTATTGA
- a CDS encoding hypothetical protein, conserved (encoded by transcript PVX_087030A), with protein sequence MEETFFLQNFENINEESIPSPLIHHSADCRGANSARGKPRAGAQSGQRRGGEGLAEGQPDGQLVSSSTSRVASHLTGRLTGESAATPRKDNYLCINANAFNGKCYRKQIPILDDIHLRFSLGESLAYLLNAYLRRGLIQRALYNKLVHSFQVAIIATLRQLKESRGSKWTIKGRLINFKKENNVQLFYVENAVLSFGKVVLHVPLLKMKSIDL encoded by the exons ATGGAGGAAaccttttttctccaaaactTTGAAAACATCAACGAGGAGAGCATCCCCTCGCCGCTCATCCACCACTCGGCGGACTGCCGGGGGGCTAACTCTGCGCGGGGGAAGCCCCGGGCGGGGGCACAATCGGGGCAACGCCGCGGAGGTGAAGGCTTAGCGGAGGGTCAACCGGACGGCCAATTGGTTAGCAGCTCGACCAGCCGCGTAGCTAGCCACTTAACTGGCCGCTTAACCGGCGAGTCAGCCGCCACCCCCCGAAAAGACAACTACCTCTGCATCAACGCGAACGCCTTCAATGGAAAGTGCTACCGCAAGCAGATCCCCATCCTGGATGACATCCACCTGCGCTTCTCCCTGGGCGAGTCCCTGGCCTACCTCCTCAACGCCTACCTGCGGAGGGGGCTCATCCAGAGGGCCCTATACAACAAGCTGGTGCACTCCTTCCAGGTG gCCATCATCGCGACGCTGCGCCAACTGAAGGAGTCCAGAGGCAGCAAGTGGACCATCAAGGGGAGACTCATCaacttcaaaaaggaaaacaacgTCCAGCTGTTCTACGTGGAGAACGCCGTCCTCTCCTTCGGAAAAGTCGTCCTGCATGTCCCCCTCCTCAAAATGAAATCGATCGATTTGTAG
- a CDS encoding delta tubulin, putative (encoded by transcript PVX_087025A) → MAVLTVQIGQCGNQLGHAFLDTIFKHVSSAKNEGFRAKLADMYFAEECPYGNNLLPVIQYADNSKGRKSLLSESNEVMCLNNHIARSILIDMEPKVIEKCLYQTAAEERRAPLESANVSRTKNKKKQPHGAAGDSEAQHKYVCGMEEYYEPSNNLMRVFRGGGRRQEEEAEEEEEAADSADAANAANAAYAANAAKARTAKREYPVNTWKYNQRNFIYGLNGSGNNWSYGFNVHAKNICEDFLNLIQKEMESNDSKEGVDNILLFHSLAGGSGSGISSYLSYLLKDEYASVNLLNVCVLPYTFGEISVQSLNTVLCLASLYDSSDGIILLENEKFELMCKRMSNENINTEEINRHISLFLTYTLGLPLDFANVTGAGGSKYTNAMNAILTDLCCHPSYKLLTTRYLPQVFEENMKFEQNTFSMLLKRMHKMVVNGRILDCDAPHGGGDRFLPAENSSVEPYFTRLSSRDLHRSCAFLKRVHIPLHLRESLSKSYVNVQQSCVLLRRGAKSYSARTQGARLPQESKRGPPPGRMHQGSGSTEGPLAGTHFRHNNVVFGSKMILRGELQENLSFDLFKSHVLYNHKSLSPLEVYIDENRDFAYNSLAMVSNCLTPVPTLKKILQRAKMLYGTNAYMYQYNSYGVSHDHVHSALMAIEQVVGAYEGLSCEG, encoded by the coding sequence aTGGCGGTGCTGACCGTGCAGATCGGCCAGTGCGGCAACCAGCTGGGGCATGCCTTCCTGGACACGATCTTCAAGCACGTGAGCTCGGCGAAGAACGAAGGCTTCAGGGCGAAGCTGGCAGATATGTACTTCGCAGAGGAGTGCCCCTATGGGAACAACCTCCTACCAGTGATACAGTATGCAGACAACAGCAAAGGGAGGAAGTCGCTGCTCAGCGAAAGCAACGAGGTGATGTGTTTGAACAATCACATCGCGAGGTCCATCCTCATTGACATGGAGCCGAAGGTTATTGAAAAGTGCCTGTACCAGACTGCCGCCGAGGAGAGGAGGGCCCCCCTAGAGAGCGCGAATGTGAGCAGGACGAAGAATAAGAAGAAGCAGCCGCATGGCGCCGCCGGGGATTCGGAGGCGCAGCATAAGTACGTGTGCGGGATGGAGGAGTACTACGAGCCGTCGAACAACTTGATGAGGGTGTTTCGCGGGGGGGGCCGCCgtcaagaggaagaagcggaggaagaggaagaagccgcTGACTCCGCTGACGCCGCAAATGCCGCCAACGCCGCTTacgccgccaacgccgcGAAAGCGCGAACCGCCAAGCGGGAGTACCCAGTAAACACGTGGAAGTACAACCAGAGGAACTTCATTTACggcctgaacgggtcaggcaaTAACTGGTCCTACGGATTCAacgtgcatgcaaaaaaCATTTGCGAGGATTTTCTCAACTTGatacaaaaagaaatggaGAGTAACGACAGCAAAGAGGGAGTAGACaacatcctcctcttccatAGTCTCGCTGGAGGGAGTGGCAGTGGAATCAGCTCCTACCTCTCTTACCTCCTAAAGGACGAATATGCCTCAGTCAACCTGCTGAACGTGTGTGTCTTGCCCTACACATTTGGAGAGATCAGCGTGCAAAGCTTAAACACGGTGCTCTGCTTAGCATCTCTTTACGATTCATCCGATGGCATTATTCttttggaaaatgaaaagttcGAGTTAATGTGCAAAAGGATGAGCAACGAAAATATTAATACGGAGGAGATAAATCGGCACATAAGTCTCTTCCTTACGTATACTCTCGGGTTGCCCCTTGACTTTGCCAATGTCACAGGGGCTGGTGGGTCAAAGTACACCAATGCGATGAACGCCATCCTCACTGACCTTTGCTGCCACCCCAGTTACAAGCTCCTCACCACAAGGTACCTTCCACAGGTCTTCGAGGAGAACATGAAATTCGAGCAGAACACCTTCAGCATGCTGCTCAAGCGCATGCACAAGATGGTTGTAAATGGGCGCATCCTGGACTGCGACGCGCcgcacggggggggagaccgcttcctccccgcgGAGAACTCCTCCGTCGAGCCGTACTTCACCCGGCTCTCCTCCAGGGACCTACACAGGAGCTGCGCCTTTCTGAAGCGCGTGCACATCCCCCTGCACCTCCGCGAATCCCTCAGCAAGTCGTATGTCAACGTTCAGCAGAGTTGCGTCCTTCTGCGAAGGGGTGCGAAGAGCTACTCAGCGCGCACGCAGGGGGCTCGCCTTCCCCAAGAATCCAAACGGGGACCCCCCCCAGGGCGTATGCACCAGGGGAGTGGATCCACAGAAGGACCATTAGCTGGCACCCACTTCCGACACAACAACGTAGTGTTTGGCTCTAAAATGATTCTACGTGGAGAGCTGCAAGAAAACCTCAGCTTCGATTTGTTTAAGAGTCACGTGCTGTATAACCACAAGTCTCTCAGCCCGCTGGAGGTCTATATAGACGAGAATAGGGACTTCGCCTATAACAGCTTGGCGATGGTATCTAACTGCCTAACCCCGGTGCCTACGCTGAAAAAGATTTTGCAGAGGGCCAAGATGCTCTACGGCACCAATGCGTATATGTACCAGTACAACAGCTACGGCGTGTCGCACGACCACGTGCACAGCGCGCTCATGGCCATCGAGCAGGTCGTCGGCGCCTACGAGGGGCTCTCCTGCGAGGGGTAG
- a CDS encoding hypothetical protein, conserved (encoded by transcript PVX_087020A) gives MEDSDDEDNVQVIIFGNSTEANFDDFYREQDPTKDEHGGDGRGDPAGGAFPNGEAEETPRDVDLETQVQRATRENKVFLKYDYTREKPWAHHADKSMWFNYNFDEHSFKEWVQKHIDKRIEKQQNYQVENADNVYEDKFRAAVRNPRGFEDSDRRGYSDHHEQNYDDDVLRRNQKGAKNSIGMKASNSKKGALSNNYGLQRGNNALVQPHEESSFAFQPLREEDNYVDDRGRRMPPEKAASRTGQMTQNGGTPGGGGHTAQGGGHTAQGVGHSAQGGGHTAQGVGHSAQGVGHSAQGVGHSAQGVGHSAQGEDLTQFQDLVNFFKQNPEV, from the exons ATGGAGGACAGTGACGATGAAGATAACGTCCAG GTGATCATCTTTGGAAATTCAACGGAGGCCAACTTTGACGACTTCTACAGGGAACAGGACCCAACAAAGGACGAACACGGAG GGGATGGCAGGGGGGACCCCGCCGGCGGAGCGTTTCCCAACGGCGAAGCCGAG GAAACACCGCGCGACGTGGACCTCGAAACGCAGGTGCAGAGAGCCACTCGGGAAAACAAAGTCTTCCTGAAATATGACTACACCCGGGAGAAGCCGTGGGCGCACCACGCGGACAAGAGCATGTGGTTTAATTACAATTTCGACGAGCACTCCTTTAAGGAGTGGGTCCAGAAGCACATCGATAAGCGGATCGAGAAGCAACAGAACTATCAAGTGGAAAATGCAGACAATGTATATGAGGACAAGTTCAGGGCTGCTGTTAGGAACCCCCGAGGTTTTGAAGACTCCGATCGCAGGGGGTATAGCGACCATCACGAACAGAACTACGATGATGACGTTTTGAGGCGGAACCAAAAGGGAGCAAAGAACAGCATAGGGATGAAAGCGAGTAACTCTAAGAAGGGGGCTTTGAGTAATAACTACGGCCTGCAGAGAGGCAACAACGCTTTGGTGCAACCCCACGAGGAGAGCAGCTTCGCTTTTCAGCCCCTTAGGGAAGAAGACAACTATGTGGATGATCGTGGAAGGAGGATGCCCCCCGAGAAGGCAGCCAGTAGAACGGGGCAGATGactcaaaatggggggaccCCAGGGGGAGGAGGTCACACCGCTCAGGGGGGAGGTCACACCGCTCAGGGGGTAGGCCACTCCGCTCAGGGGGGAGGTCACACCGCTCAGGGGGTAGGCCACTCCGCTCAGGGGGTAGGCCACTCCGCTCAGGGGGTAGGCCACTCCGCTCAGGGGGTAGGCCACTCCGCTCAGGGGGAAGACCTCACGCAGTTTCAAGAtttggtaaattttttcaagcAGAACCCGGAGGTGTAG